The Imtechella halotolerans DNA window TAAATTAGGATTACAAAAGTAAACATAGTCCGATTTACAAAAGTAAACAATAAAAATTGAAAAATCAGTTAACAGTTGTATACGTTATACCGTTTGATTATACACAGGTAAACTACCGATTTTAAAGGGTATAGACAATTACTATAGGTATTACTTATTTGTCTATATATCAGTAATTTAATACTTTAAATATGAAGTAAATGTTTAAATAAATTGATACTTATTCAGATGGTAATTTACTTTGTTTTAGCTATTGTTACAATTGTGAACTACATATGTAACCATATTTTGATTACATTTGTAACATGATTCAATTTGCCCAAAGACTCCAACAACTACTAGATTATTATGGTATCACGGCCTCCGCATTAGCAGATACCATCAATGTTCAACGCTCTAGCATTTCTCATCTCTTATCTGAAAGGAATAAACCAAGTCTTGATTTTATAATGAAGATTTTGGAGGTATATCCAGAAGTTAGTTGGGAATGGCTACTACATGGTAAAGGTGAATTTCCAAAAAACGTATTAAATAAAGACAGTGAGTCCTACCCTCCTAAAACTTCGATAAAAGTACCAGAGCCCGAT harbors:
- a CDS encoding helix-turn-helix domain-containing protein, with the protein product MIQFAQRLQQLLDYYGITASALADTINVQRSSISHLLSERNKPSLDFIMKILEVYPEVSWEWLLHGKGEFPKNVLNKDSESYPPKTSIKVPEPDLFSNTEVMSKLDEPHKKKKITKIIMCYDDQTFEVYEQ